Part of the Culex pipiens pallens isolate TS unplaced genomic scaffold, TS_CPP_V2 Cpp_Un0142, whole genome shotgun sequence genome, GTACGACGATTTGCGTGCACTTTGACCGGCGTCCAGTGATTatcgagaagaagaaaaaaaagaagcagaCACCCAGCAAAATGTTCAACTGTTGTGGCAGACGGTATAACTACCGTCCCATCGATCTTCAACTTCAACGTAATTATCATAATTTGAGAGTGGGTTTTATTTGCATATGGATGGCAGCAGGGGGTGGTTGATGGTTGTCTTAAAATAGGAGCACAAGGACTAAATTTGGCTTCCTTTCCACCTCCGCGCGCTGTGGCAATAGAAGGATGTCCGTTTAGGAGGGCCCTAAATTGGACAATTTGGAATCATTATGGCATGTTTCGTGTATGAAAGGCTAAGCGAAACGATTAAGCGACCATGTGACTCCATAGAATCGATTAGTAGGAATTGCATAGTGACGTTTATAAACAAAATcggaatttcttaaattccttcaattcttttttttaacaccAAGTAATTAGCCCaatagaacaaaacaaaaaataatagtaaaagtttaattgaaaagtttgaacagTTTTGGACTCTCTCTTTTTCAATATCGAAATATCGAACGGACCGTCAACGGAGGGAGGAGTCATAGAACAAAATTATCAAAGTATGCTGTTTGAAGGACTGCATCTTTGTGGGGACCACATTTGACACAAGCAGGAAAAATTTGTACGTCAATATAGACAGTTTTGAAaacaattcataaaaaaaattggtttgcaaatattaaaaaaatctgttttttaaaaaggattctttttttttttggtcgcaTTGGTTGAAGACGTTTTTCATATGGACTTCTCAGAAAACAATAGGTTAACTTgatcaattctctacaaaatcagccgatttggataatttttttttttttcgctatcatcaaagaagccattttgtgccaTTATTTCCCCAttgaagtctccatacaattttggcagctgttcatacaaaaatggttcgtaaatattcgaaaatctgtaacttttgaagaaattttcggatcgtctTGGGcgaaaaaaatgccgattttcaaattaccttttttacattaaaaactcaatttcccaacatacgtatgtttaaatttttgattatttttgtagtttaaggggacaaaaaacGCAACTTTTTAGCCACATTgaagtatggacaaaaaattgCGGCAGTTCGAATTGTTTGCTTCTGCTGGGAGATTCTAACCGACGATCTTTTTGTCTTAATTGTGTACaacacaaaacaataaatttacaattttaacgTAATTTACCAACACggcaaaaaaagtgtaattttggaaggtgcacacagaaaaaaaattggtaatattcatcaggaaatggtgacagattttgtgtcaaaaaatgtgtaatattacatcaggaattggagaatattcatcagtttttgataaattttcatcaggttcacatttttacacattttttaggtaaaagtacaaaaaaagggtaaaattcaatcaaccaaattttcaacctttcaaagttcaacttattttttctgtataattttgaaaggttttttacctcctttatgatgtaattttacctcaatttagatagAGAAAAAGACAATAGTAAAATAACAGAGCTAAACAAAATtgcctttttttgagtaatatttcataaaaaaaatatgacaattcACCACTTCCTGATAtaatattatacattttttgacacgaaatctgtcaccatttcctgatgaatactaccattttttctgagtacacattttcagaggggaccatccataaaccacgtggacacttttttaggaaaatttcaaatgggtaGCAGctgcagcgaaagcaagccagcgagggtgaagaaaagtccCAAGAAATCGTACCCTCTCGTTTGTTTTGCTGTCGATGAAGCCATTTTTGACCCCTTTTCTTGGGAGGTGAGTATTGGCCCACTATGTGATTTCGGAATACACAGGACcgtcttcttttaaaaaaaaattaatttaagtttgttattttttataaaggccgtttaaaatgttatgaaaaaagtattctgaaaattaaagtgattatttgataattttggtgatttttaataaacaatgtttttttttcatctcgaTGTGCTGTATACaaacattaataaaatttaaaaccaaaaaagtcaaaaaaaaatcgtcaatattTCTTAATCTTTTGTTAAGGACGGTTTAAAAAATGATTgggatcagttttttttaaataattttgaaatatgtaATATATTCCAAACAACAGGACAACCTCGGTTCATTATCTCTGAGatttttaagttattaaatccagaaattttggagaaagttaCTATTTATTTTAAGATATTGGGCATATCTTTGCTTACATTGAACCAAAATTCGTTCTtcttatggaacttgttcagaaatcTATTCTCTGCAATGTAATAgattcttaagttttttttaaaaaaatgtcatgctGTAATATGGcagatgatttaaaaataatgttgggtACCTATTGGGTAATACACAGCTTATTATTAATTATTGATGTTGTTCGGCACGACGCCGAATATTTTGTCCAGATTTGCGCAACTGTCACCCAATGTGCGCGAGTCCAGCCCTGCGTCGCTGCCAACGTGACATCGCAAAACGACGCAACGAACGAAAACGAAGCGATGCGCGCGCAAACGATCGGAGGAGAGAGACAGAGTGGAAAATTTTCACTCCGTTTCGAGACGCGATCGAGACACGTCGCGCAAGTGTaaataaaaatcagaaatttgagAGTTTTGTGAATTAAAAGGTGAAAAAAGCAAGCCCCAGTGTTTTTATCACTCAGAACCGAAAATACAGTCCACCCGCAGAATCCAGTTGGGGGATTTGGCCCCAACagatgttttgcattgtttaatgctcaaatttgtatccgggccaTGTGCTGCTGCATTTTCATGACAAACTGTACacagaaaagatttattttcggtcGAATTGGGAATTCCaccttggattttggggtaacTTCAAAGACAGCTAGAAATCTGGTCAATTTggttcgaaaactttttttcaggcATGATTTTTTCtatgatgaaaaaaatctaattttttcccTTTTTATCTCCATTTCAGCGAGTGGCTTCGGCGTGCGCCATGTCCAGACGGTTCTGCTTTTCTTCGGCCTGACGGTGGCCTACGCCCTGCGCGTAAATCTGTCCGTTGCGATCGTCGTCATGGTTGACAAGAAGTCCGCCAATCCGGACTTTGAGGAGTATGATTGGAACGAAAGAACAAAGTCGCTCATCCTGAGCAGTTTCTTCTGGGGCTACGTCGTGACGCAGATTCCGGCTGGGCAGATGGCTCAACGTTTCGGAGCGAAGGTGCTGCTGTTGGGTTCGCTCGGGGTTTGCTCGACGTTGGCCGTTTTGACGCCCTGGTTCGCGCATATTGGCGGAAGTCAGCTGGTGATTGCGTTGCGGGTGGTTCAAGGGTTGAGCCAGGGATTCATCTTCCCGTCGACGCATACGATGCTCTCCAAGTGGGCACCGGTGAGTGAACGAGGGACGCTCGGCACGTATTGCTACGCTGGGGCGCAGTTCGGAACAGTGGTCATGTTGGCAGTTAGTGGAGTTCTGGCCGCATCGTCCATGGGTTGGCCCAGCATCTTTTACATCTCTGGTGCGGCCGGATGCATCTGGTCGGTGCTGTGGTTCTTTTTTGGCAGTAACTCCCCGGTGGAACATCGCAGCATCTCCCCAGAAGAGAGGAACTTTATCGAGAGTTCGCTCGGCAATCAGGATCACAGCAAGAAGATTGTAACACCCTGGATGGCGATCTTCACATCGGCTCCGATGATTGCACTGATCGTCGCTCACTGCAGTCACAACTGGGGCTTCTGGACGCTCCTGACGCAGATGCCAACTTACATGAAAAGCGTTCTCGGACTAGATATTAAGAAAAATGCCCTGCTGTCTAGTTTGCCGTATCTTGCCATGTGGATACTCAGCTTCGTTTTCAGCCCAATCTCGGACTTCCTGATCAACCGACAGTACCTCTCGCGGGTCGTCTGTCGAAAGCTGTTCAACTCGATCGGTTTGTGGATTCCGATGTGTGCCCTGCTGGGACTGGCGTTCGTGCCCAAGGGAGGAACCGATTTGGCCATCGCTTTGCTAACCGTTGCTGTCGGTATCAATTCGGCTACGTACTTGGGCTTCCAGGTCAACCACATCGATTTGGCGCCGAATCACGCTGGAACCATGATGGGTATCACGAATTGTGCGGCGAATATTATGAGCATTATTGCACCGCTCATCGTGGGTGAGGTGTTGACCGATGAGGTAAGAAAGTTGTTATTAATTGATCACGAGTTAGTACCTCAACGGGCTTTTCAACCTATTTGTAGAAGGATCCCATTCAGTGGCGAACCGTGTTCTACATTGCGGCAGCCGTTTACTGTGTCGGTAATTTGGTGTTCGTCACGCTGGG contains:
- the LOC120417648 gene encoding putative inorganic phosphate cotransporter isoform X1 codes for the protein MFNCCGRRYNYRPIDLQLQPSGFGVRHVQTVLLFFGLTVAYALRVNLSVAIVVMVDKKSANPDFEEYDWNERTKSLILSSFFWGYVVTQIPAGQMAQRFGAKVLLLGSLGVCSTLAVLTPWFAHIGGSQLVIALRVVQGLSQGFIFPSTHTMLSKWAPVSERGTLGTYCYAGAQFGTVVMLAVSGVLAASSMGWPSIFYISGAAGCIWSVLWFFFGSNSPVEHRSISPEERNFIESSLGNQDHSKKIVTPWMAIFTSAPMIALIVAHCSHNWGFWTLLTQMPTYMKSVLGLDIKKNALLSSLPYLAMWILSFVFSPISDFLINRQYLSRVVCRKLFNSIGLWIPMCALLGLAFVPKGGTDLAIALLTVAVGINSATYLGFQVNHIDLAPNHAGTMMGITNCAANIMSIIAPLIVGEVLTDEKDPIQWRTVFYIAAAVYCVGNLVFVTLGKAEIQSWNEPRNASDSETGVPNNHNNANAVDHVD
- the LOC120417648 gene encoding putative inorganic phosphate cotransporter isoform X2; translation: MVKNRRDEEEEASGFGVRHVQTVLLFFGLTVAYALRVNLSVAIVVMVDKKSANPDFEEYDWNERTKSLILSSFFWGYVVTQIPAGQMAQRFGAKVLLLGSLGVCSTLAVLTPWFAHIGGSQLVIALRVVQGLSQGFIFPSTHTMLSKWAPVSERGTLGTYCYAGAQFGTVVMLAVSGVLAASSMGWPSIFYISGAAGCIWSVLWFFFGSNSPVEHRSISPEERNFIESSLGNQDHSKKIVTPWMAIFTSAPMIALIVAHCSHNWGFWTLLTQMPTYMKSVLGLDIKKNALLSSLPYLAMWILSFVFSPISDFLINRQYLSRVVCRKLFNSIGLWIPMCALLGLAFVPKGGTDLAIALLTVAVGINSATYLGFQVNHIDLAPNHAGTMMGITNCAANIMSIIAPLIVGEVLTDEKDPIQWRTVFYIAAAVYCVGNLVFVTLGKAEIQSWNEPRNASDSETGVPNNHNNANAVDHVD